A section of the Rhipicephalus sanguineus isolate Rsan-2018 chromosome 11, BIME_Rsan_1.4, whole genome shotgun sequence genome encodes:
- the LOC125756397 gene encoding uncharacterized protein LOC125756397, producing the protein MEAYASYDVVREKFNGYFVHPVNEVYESSRLHKRNQLPGETVDAFYTVLKNMVKKCNYPLTVEDRLVRDRFVVGLLNSRLSDQLCRVSKLTLQDALTQARQHEDTEKEKQARSSQANPFNIDALGKQQASAHSSDASQRCSRPEDNQQRVSLSASCDYCGYLPHSRQDCPPKKATCNLCHKRGHFAAVCRSRKKRLSHIELLAVNASCELGRFVSVEVDGRALRFKVDSGADVSVFSKLDAQAGFHQVRLSESSQEYTTFITPFGRYCYSRLPFGITSAPEVFQRQMYRILEGTDRRMRQHG; encoded by the coding sequence ATGGAAGCTTATGCCTCATACGACGTAGTCAGGGAAAAGTTCAACGGATACTTTGTTCACCCGGTCAATGAAGTCTACGAGTCCAGCCGGTTACACAAACGCAATCAGCTGCCCGGAGAGACTGTAGACGCGTTCTATACAGTGCTCAAAAACATGGTGAAGAAGTGCAACTACCCTCTCACGGTAGAAGATCGTCTCGTGCGCGACCGTTTTGTCGTGGGTCTGCTGAATTCCCGCCTGTCGGACCAGCTCTGCCGCGTCTCGAAGCTCACTCTTCAAGATGCGCTGACTCAAGCTCGCCAGCACGAAGACACTGAAAAGGAGAAACAAGCCCGGAGTTCTCAAGCAAATCCTTTCAACATAGACGCTCTTGGAAAGCAGCAAGCCAGTGCCCACAGCTCAGACGCGTCTCAACGCTGCTCTCGTCCAGAAGATAACCAGCAACGCGTCTCATTGAGCGCTTCGTGCGACTACTGCGGTTACTTGCCGCACTCTCGCCAAGACTGCCCGCCGAAGAAGGCTACATGCAACTTATGCCACAAGAGAGGACACTTCGCTGCAGTTTGCCGTTCCAGGAAGAAGCGTCTCAGCCACATTGAGCTGCTCGCAGTAAACGCCTCCTGCGAACTTGGTCGTTTCGTCAGCGTGGAAGTCGATGGACGCGCTCTTCGCTTCAAAGTGGACTCGGGTGCCGATGTGTCAGTATTCTCCAAGCTGGATGCACAAGCAGGATTCCACCAGGTGCGTCTCTCTGAAAGCTCGCAAGAGTATACAACGTTTATTACTCCGTTCGGACGCTACTGCTACAGCCGCCTGCCCTTTGGAATAACGTCTGCTCCGGAAGTTTTCCAGCGTCAGATGTATCGCATTCTTGAAGGAACCGATCGAAGGATGCGTCAACATGGTTGA